The DNA region AATCAACATAATCCGAGTATTGAGATCATTGCTTGAATGTGTTATATGAAATTTCAGAGCTCGAGCTGCAGCAGTGTGGTTGAAACTTTTATTAGAGGTACATGTATCCCTATTTATATCCAACCCTGAGTTACCCACAATTTTTGCTCACATAAGAAAATGCACGCAAAATCGGTTAGCTTCCATAATCGATAAaaggaaattcaaaatgaagCTGGACTTGTTGCTTTCTGGGAAAGTTAATAAAACGTCTAATGACGTTCAGGAAAATGAAGATGAAGCGCTCATATTCAATGATAGAGGTAGgagcaacaaaaaattataatctGACAAGGGACGAATGTAATCATTTATTCTATTTCAGATTCAAGTAGTGAATCAGAGGCAGAATCTAAAGATTCAAGCGATGATGAAGAATTCGACATGGATATTGACAGTATGGAAGAGGAATTATCAGATTGAAAGAAATTGTTTTGTATATTCtgtaaaataaagttttttataaaaaattaggTTTTATTTGTCCAAGTTCCCAAATGAGTTGCACGCTCCTTATACTGGGGGGTTGATCTGGGTGATTGACAGGCAGAGCCTGTCTTCTCTAAGGGAAACAGAACGCTTAAGGTTCTGTCCGGAATGGTAATTCTTGTTACAACTAGATCAATTCTCAGCCAGCCTCCAGTTTGGCTAAGTAGACACTCAGCCGAGTATTAAAGGTCAGattcattgctacatgacctaagacagcctcgtcaattttaatgaaaattaactctacattgactttataacttattttttatgttctctcgggaaggttttgaacgaaacaagacacattaaatggaagaaaaattcaggatttcaccgaatcttatgtgaaagaagagaaatgaacaatttttttcaaaatactgaaatgctgataagtgatataatacttggtatttcaaccccttgcgttaattacagctcggcaacgacggttcatactcaaaatgagtgatcttaaaatgttcagATCTAAtctttcccagatttctccgagttggattcctaagtcattaagagtagctcaatcggattgagatctggacttcttgctggccattccattcgagagacttcaacctcttcaaggtactcctgaacgatgcgcgcacgatggggtctggcattatcgtccataaaaatgaaattttcaccaatgtatggggcaaatggcactacatgctcttcaacaATGTTCcgtatatacttatcagcattcatagctccattatcaacgaccactcggtctgtgcgagcagtcaaagatattccatcccataccataatcgatcctcccccgaaaccagtagtattcaggaaattgcactgagcgtatctttcatgtggacgtctgtatacaagggaacgtcgatcacagtggaagaggcagaatctagactcatctgtgaagagaactctttcccaatcggcctctttccaatggatatgctctctcgcaaaatccaaacgcgcccttcgatgggctggggtaagagctgggcctcttgccgcgacacgaggccttaaatcatattctctgaggcgatttcttattgtctgagtgctaatttgcacctcatgagtttgctcaagctgaatttgaaggaggcgagcggttgcaaactgttgtctcaacgaagaaactctcaagtaacgttcttgaatggcagttgttacccgtggtcatAGACAAactacccgtggtctaccctgtcctggtcttcggacattcatacctgtctccctgaatcgctgcaacattctggacacacttgtatgggaaactccaaacctttctgcaattcttgtgtattttTTCCAGGATATGTCGCGTTGTTCGCGCAGAGTcgttatttctaatgaataattttatcatttccacCCATTCTTCTACGAAATACACCATTTTAATTCTCCCACAAATTTACAATCGCCTTGACCACTTGTAacgttcttaaaaattcacgatagactaAGATTAATCAAAAACATGGACCGTCTACTTTtttaaacaaaaaattaatactttttgaacaaaaaattaacaacattAGTACTAAGTACCTTAGAAATGTGTGGGATACGAATAATATTATCGAGATAAATCCCACATTATTATTGCCTCTATTCattttgaaatcgaaaaatcaaggctttcagttttcgttggaccacactgtagtatttgagaataaaatagtcaGGCCACAGATTACAGGAATAGAGGTAGTCAGCAGTCGCTCAAATTGCGGGTATTGTAATTTCAATAGGTGTCGCTGTCACTACCTTATCtttacagtgactatatacctTTGGGGGTATATAGTACTGATCTACCTAGTACTGTACTGATCTTGCGAGTAGGTGTTGACAATGCTGACTCGTGTAGACTGTCAACATTAACACATATTTGAATATGCGAGCCATTATAAAACTCTTGACGATTTTTGTGGGGAAGCCTTGGACTTTTTATAAGTAGCGCCATTAAGCATATACTGAatgtttaatactcaatggtagcGCTCAAATTTGTAGGTCCAGTGTAAATCACATATTGCAAAAGTTTTTTGAGTCTGCATGACTATATTCCTGCAAACGAATTAAAGAAATTTTTGCTCAATATTTTGATAAAATCTCTGTAACTAAACTGCATTTCTAAAATGTAATAACATGAGCATCTAACTAAAAGAAATTGAACATAAGTGTATAGAATCAGCTTGAGGCTACCTATAATTTCTTCGAAGATTAATTGTTTTTACTTTTTCAGGAGAATTTTATCGATCGTAAACAGTTAATAAATGAAATGTATGAAATCTAATTTCGCCTTTGTACATCTACCATCAAAATTCTGATTGTCCACCCTAGGCAAACCTCAATATCTTTTAAGATGCCCATAGCTACTGCGTTCCGCAGAATTACATAATCTGTATCGTGTCGTCTCATTATGAATGAGTTTTTCGAATGATTGATGTATATAAAACGACTTCGAAGTGTCGGTATTCAGATAAGTGTTAGGATGCGATGTTATGTCAAGGGTCAGTAGTAAACAGAAATAGATCCAGTTTTATTTGATAGAGGGCTTTCTCTATGTCCAGCGTATTATGGCGCCAATGTTCTATAAATATGTGTTGGTGATTTTTTGGTGTTTGCATTTGGGGTGTACGGAAAAAATCAACGTAAGTGACGACAAATTTCGAATGACTTCACTCaattttaaagagaaaataCAAAAGAGTGTCGgctatattatattatcaaaaaTACACCACATGCATAGTATTAATTTCAAATCGATGAATGAAAAGGGTAGTTAATTTTATAGTTTTAGCTTTTGTTGATTCTGGGATTCTTCGAAGAAACCCTTGCACAGGTTGATTTTATGTTCGAATGATCTACTCTATCAAATTAGATGAAAAAACTGACTCTAAGCAAGTTTAAAAAATGCCCATGAACTATTGGGTATTCgtgataaatatttcaaaatgactGGAGAAAACATTTTTCCAATCAGATGAAGGGCTCTGTTAATACACTTTAATATGTAAGTTACCAGTAAAATACCCTCAGTTGTATCGGATGAAAATTATAGGTCTTATACAACATGACCCCAATGGAATTTCTCACATGAAATAGAAACTATTATTTGTATAAGAAAACATAAATATTTTGGTCGCGAGATATCTGTTAACCTTTCTGCTCAATCTTCCACATTCATAATTCAAAATACCGTCTTAAGTTCAAGAAATGTGCGTAAGTTGCCCTAGATTTAGCTCGAAACGTATGAGATTTCGGCAATGGATTTAACGTGAAGACATGGCAACCATAACCCCTTCAGTTATtcatataataaaaattgaaatattacgCACTGCATTTTTAATACTGAAAGGAATTGAGCGAAACAAATCAGTTATAAAAGGTTTTTTTGTTCTTCAATATCCAGTTTCAGaacatgatttttttcattcggcCTAAAAGAAGGACTTAAACCAATTTCCAATGTGAAAATATAAATGCAGAAGCCCATTGCGGTTAAAAATTTACTTCAGAAGGCTTTTCCACGAGGTTATCACAGAGCCAAGGCTTCAGGCATTAATCACATTATAACATAAATGGAACAATATTAATTCTGAATTATGGAAATATGAGAATGTATGGTTTAGACAAATAGAATCCTCTTCTGCTAGAGGACTGAAACAAACGGAATGAGTATtttaaatatgaagaataagtTTTTCATCTAACTTATTGCATTGAATAACAAAAGATTCAACTTAGCTTTATTAAataattcacaatttttctttccttCGCTAGAAAAATTACatacaaataaaagaatgcttttaattataataaaaattcgtaaaaaatatcgaaatataATACTTACTTACTATGTCATCTGTCCTGCTGTAAACACTCAAACTTATTACGAAGGAAAAGAGATTATCCCAATGCGCCAGTTGTCTTATTGAGCACAATTcgatggtttcggagttatgggtATTCTAGACTTTTTTCAATAGCAAAACGTCTTATTTTTGGGCGTAACCAATATCGGTTTTAGGTTTTCCACATCCATTCGAACAGTTGGTAcctaaatttttaaaaattcaataatcaaacgTGGGGGAAgtcgctttcaaaaaattacctgaaaaaatataaaatacgtATTTGATAAAATCCCCACGCGCTTCATTATACTTTATCTTGCAGATCATGCCAAAatagaatgaaaattttcaaattatatttgGGAATACAATTTCGACTGACCTAAGAGAAAAAACCGCTGATGCAGTACTGATTTAGACTAAAACCAAAACATTTACACAATCAATGAAACTCAACAGCTAATCACACTTTTCTTTCTAACACGGGTGTTTGTAGGAATTGGAATATTCGTATTTTCAAGATCAACCacaattccatttttattgGCGAAATGCTTTATGCCCTTTTATTCCGGTGTTTTGTTTACCGTAATGATTAATAAACATTAGATTCGAGCACAAAAAATACTATACGAAATTTTCGATGTTTACTTTTGAAGAATTTGAGAATGGCTACAAAATAAACCAATTTTGGAGGCTGAAAAAATGGGAACTTCTGGAtatttttacaaaaatttgtagtttatttttttcattaagtATTTTTCGTACTAGGACTTATTATAaactgtgaaaatcgaaaaacatcaCGGAGttatttcttttgaaaaaatgtcTGTACAAAAATAGATGGAACTCGCTGAAAAATATATCAAACTCGCTGAAAACTCCTGAAAAAGCGAGTTTGTCATATTATTttcagaaattcaaaattatattcTCGTCGTCGATCTTATTTTAAAAATGAGCAAGATCAAGATAGAAGGGTGAATtcgtgaaataatttttcttatttaCTCTTTCCATCTTCACATAAATCATGGTATCAGTGTGTCAGTTTATATATTTGTTCCATTTAATGGTTCATTGAAACTTCGCTCTAGTTTGATACGCGATAACAACGATGATAATAATTAGATGACAAAGTTGACATGCAAAGGTGAAATATCACTGATCCAAATCCTAGTTAGAATTTGTTAAGAAATTGGATATGAATATATTATTACGATTTATCCAACAAATCTAGGTATCTGGTGTTCTGACATCAAAGCTAATTTCgtgttttttatttcttctacTGAAGCGATTATATATTAGGAATTCTTACGCAAGGCCAAAAGTAAAATCTTATAGATATTtgattcatgttttttttttttgagataatAGCACTCATAGTCGTGGGGCGTTATACAATATGAGGCTTAAAGGAAAGTAAACCTAAGAAAATATCCTTAGGAAATATGGTCTCGAGCTTATTAGCCATTGCCCTTCTTTGCTTTAGCAGTACTGTATATGCGGTGTGAAGCCATAGATTAATCTAAGTATGAAACGAattttgaacaattttcaatatttacaaCAATACAAAGGTAGTTTGTTGTTGTTTGTATTATTCCATATAAACAATTTCTGAGACTATGACTGCACCCATTCCAAAGTTTTAATTCGCCTGTTTATAATAACTTTACATCCATGGATTTCACTGGGAATATACATCATGGAGATCTTATTAAGAGTTTACGTTGGTTACAGAATTCTTTGGAAAAGCTACAAGATGAGAATTCAAGGAAATCCACCACAATGTATGATTACCATACGGTAAGGATACATTTCATTGTCATTTCTCACAAAGAAGTGCACCTATACgaaacaattcatatttcacAGAGAATGTCAGCTTACAAGGATTTGGTTGGTTCGGGATGTTACATAGAGTTCATAAAAAATGGGGAACCATCTCTGAGTGGAAGAATACGAGACTATCCAAATAAGAAACTACCTGCTGAGCTTTATATATCcgaagaaaaattatcaaaggGTAGGGTAAGTACAGAACGAGACATAAAAAACAAATTCCTTTTCTTCTGGATACCCTAGGACCCTTCTGAGGAAGCATAATTTTAGCTAAAGCCGTTTGAACTGAAGTTTTTCTCCCCCTAGACAAAAACTTAAAGGGCTGTTCTCCAATATTTAAGTCATGTATTTGTTGAGGCAGCTTTCTGCCTCTTTTTAGTCGTTTCATCGACCTCCTATCCTCGCTTAATCTATCACGATCCTGCTTTTGTGATATTCCAAGCTAAGGCTTTTACTCATTTTTTAATGGCTTTGACCAATTAATTGGCTATACTGCTATAATGCGTGAAGATGTTTAACCGAATAAAGCCATTATATTCATTTTCTCGAAAGTCTCACAAAGTCCTTCAACTCGATACAAAAACATCGCTCTCTCCTCATGTCCATACTCAGATTGTTAAGACTACACATTCTCTTGTAAAGACTACATTCTCATTTCCAAGACTTACCAGTCAGCAGtcccatcacccgaagctcagctcgtgacagcttcagcagccTTCTGGTACAGGTCTGTGAAATCATcaagaatttctttgactgagttaCTCCAAAAGTGTTTTTCCAGAGGAAAGCTGCATTTCTTCGCACGGGATGGCAGATCATCAATTATGATAATATAAATATTGTCTAGGATGCTATTTCATATACTGTTCAAAAACCACTTAATTTTATCCTTCCATTTCAAACTGAATACAGTGactgtcaaaagaaacaatttgtTCCTTCCAATTTAACAGATTTGGGATCTCGCCGGTCCAAGGATATGGGAATTTTGCAGAGGTTTTCCAACGTATTTAATCCAAGAAGTGAAGAATAGGGATCCCAAAGCAGTTGACCCAGACGATAACGACATTATGAAATCCCGTTTGAGGAAGAGGAGATCTACCAGACATTATTTCGTTGGGAGATTGAGAGGACAAACGCAATCTCAGTATATGAACTTCGGCCATTCCAACAGTTCTAATGGAAAAGCAGAAGCGGAATCAGAATACGGTTTATCCAGAGCCACAGTCGGTGAGCTGATATCTTTATTCAATTCGCTAACCTAACCGTAACTCTCGAGAGATCATTTACAATAATCCATTTTGCAGTGGGTACGAATGGAATGGGCCAAGCGCAAAGCCAAAGCAGCCCACTGGATTGCGATGAGTGTTATAGGCCGATCAAAACCGAATATGAACCAGTCCGTGGCCCTGCGGCCGGCGAATGGGACACTACGTCAGAATCGGGCTATCCTGGAGTGAGTACATCTTTTTTTATGGATATTTCATTCAAGTGCACTTGCATCTGCTTAAGATTCCAAACATGCAAATTAATTAGacctaaaaaataataaatgaaatgcCCAATATCAATAAATGAGCCTTTTTGATAAGCATATGAGTTGCCCCTGGAAAGCATTAATGATGtcgatgaaaaatattcaaaagcTTTTATGAATATATAAGGTTTCAGGTGGATAAATGCTATTGAACTGAAgcacttaattttttttatatagaaaCCTGGAAGAGGACCAGGAGCTATAACTCAACCAGGATCACCTGGAAGACAAATACCTGGATATCAACCAACTGGGCCAACACAACCAAAATATCCATTAGTTCCACAACAACCTGGTTATCCAGAACatccaacgggatatccatcgGAACCTGGATTTTTAGGGAGGCCAACAGAACCTCCGTACCCAGTACAGCCAAAGCAACCTGGATATCCAGTTGGACCCACACAACCTTTGTATCCAAGCGGACCAATACAACCCGGATATCCAGCGAAACCCACGAAACCTAGCTATCCAGGCGGAGCAATACAACCTGGATATCCAGTTGGACCAACACAAACTGGTTATCCAGTTACACCAACACAACCTGGATATCCAGACGGAGCAATACAACCTGGATATCCAGTTGGACCAACACAACCTGGTTATCCAGTTGGAGGAACACAACCTGGATATCCAGGTGAACCAAAACCAACTGGTTATCCAGTTGGAGGAAAACAACCTGGATATCCaagtgaaccaagaccaactgGTTATCCAGTTGGAGGAACACAACCTGGATATCCAGGTGAACCAAAACCAACTGGTTATCCAGTTGGAGGAAAACAACCTGGATATCCAAATGAACCAAGACCAACTGGTTATCCAGTTGGAGGAACACTACCTGGATATCcaggtgaaccaagaccaactgGTTATCCAGTTGGAGGAGCACAACCTGGATATCCAGGTGAACCAACACAACCTGGTTATCCAGTTGGAGGAACACAACCTGGATATCcaggtgaaccaagaccaactgGTTATCCAGTTGGAGGAGCACAACCTGGATATCcaggtgaaccaagaccaactgGTTATCCAGTTGGAGGAACACAACCTGGATATCCAGGTGAACCAACACAACCTGGTTATCCAGGCGGAGCAATACAACCTGGATATCCAGGTGAATCAACACAACCTGGTTATCCAGTTGGAGGAACACAACCTGGATATCCAGGTGAACCGATACCAAGTGGTTATCCAGGTGAAGGACGCCAACCAGGTCGTCCAGTGGCACCAACACAACCTGGTTATCCAAGTGGAGCAATACAACCTGGGTATCCCCTTGGACCAACACAACCTGGCTATCCAGTTGGAGGAACACAACCTGGATATCCAGGTGAACCAATACCAACTGGTTATCCAGGTGGAGCACCCCAACCAGGTGGTCCAGTGGGACCAACACAACCTGGTTATCCAAGTGGACCAACGATAACTGAATACCCTGTAATTCCAACTCAACCTGGGTATCCTGGTGGGAGAACGCCATCGGGATATCCTGTCGGACCGTCACAGCCAGGATACCCCGTTGGAACAGGTCAGCCTGCTTATCCCGGCGGACCTGGACAACCTGGATCTCGAGGTAGACCTCCCCAACCTGGATCTTTAGTTACACCATCGAAACCTTCATATCCGGGGAAACAAACACAACCTGGATATCCAGTAGTAACAGGATACCCCTCAGTACCATCCCAACCTGGATATCCTGTTGAACCAACACAACCGGGAATCCGCACACAGCCTGGGTATCCAAGTCAACCATCACAACCACCAACAACTGGATCAGGGGGAACGTTCGGAGGTGATTTCGGGGGAGACTACCACACAAACATAGGTCATAGTGGAAGATTTTCTGGTCAATTTTCAGGAGTATTCGACACAAATGGGCATAGAGTCTCCCAAGGTATATTCAGATATGTTCATTTCGTATCAGCGTATTAGTTgtcatcaattttgtgaattgaaataatttttcttcgTTTTGAAGTACTTTTGAATCTCTATTTTTATGTTGTTGTTGATATTTGCCCGAACAATAATTGCCAGGCACCCAAATCTACACTTCCACTATTATTGTATATGTCGCAGGCTTATCATAATATCCGTCTTATTATAATACGCCTAGGCGCTTTCAATATGACTAGGAGAATTGTAAAACTAACGAAGTAAATGAAAATCGGACAATATGACTGATTATTTAAGACGTGTTATAATACGCCTGACGCTTCTTAGTCTTATTGTTATTGTACGTGATGTTTTTAGAATTTGACTGTATAAAATACGTCGTATTATAATACGACTGGCAGTGTACCAGGCAAATCATAGAAATCCCTTATAGGACAAAAACATAAATAATTATAgattttgattatttattaCAACATGGTTCATCCTTATCACATTTGCTTGTATATTTCATAAGGGATTTGATTTGGTTTGCGAGAACACTCTTCGAATCCCTGTCCTTcgaattttggaaataatcttGAAGCTTCCCTTGAGGAAATTACCCTATTCTCTGGAATATTAATCACTTCATTACTGTGGCAATCTCATCCCTCGAAACCATCGGTTTAACAGTCCATGGATGGTACCAATTTGGTGAACATCATTGGAGATTTTTAC from Coccinella septempunctata chromosome 1, icCocSept1.1, whole genome shotgun sequence includes:
- the LOC123321095 gene encoding collagen alpha-5(IV) chain yields the protein MAPMFYKYVLVIFWCLHLGCTEKINNSLEKLQDENSRKSTTMYDYHTRMSAYKDLVGSGCYIEFIKNGEPSLSGRIRDYPNKKLPAELYISEEKLSKGRIWDLAGPRIWEFCRGFPTYLIQEVKNRDPKAVDPDDNDIMKSRLRKRRSTRHYFVGRLRGQTQSQYMNFGHSNSSNGKAEAESEYGLSRATVVGTNGMGQAQSQSSPLDCDECYRPIKTEYEPVRGPAAGEWDTTSESGYPGKPGRGPGAITQPGSPGRQIPGYQPTGPTQPKYPLVPQQPGYPEHPTGYPSEPGFLGRPTEPPYPVQPKQPGYPVGPTQPLYPSGPIQPGYPAKPTKPSYPGGAIQPGYPVGPTQTGYPVTPTQPGYPDGAIQPGYPVGPTQPGYPVGGTQPGYPGEPKPTGYPVGGKQPGYPSEPRPTGYPVGGTQPGYPGEPKPTGYPVGGKQPGYPNEPRPTGYPVGGTLPGYPGEPRPTGYPVGGAQPGYPGEPTQPGYPVGGTQPGYPGEPRPTGYPVGGAQPGYPGEPRPTGYPVGGTQPGYPGEPTQPGYPGGAIQPGYPGESTQPGYPVGGTQPGYPGEPIPSGYPGEGRQPGRPVAPTQPGYPSGAIQPGYPLGPTQPGYPVGGTQPGYPGEPIPTGYPGGAPQPGGPVGPTQPGYPSGPTITEYPVIPTQPGYPGGRTPSGYPVGPSQPGYPVGTGQPAYPGGPGQPGSRGRPPQPGSLVTPSKPSYPGKQTQPGYPVVTGYPSVPSQPGYPVEPTQPGIRTQPGYPSQPSQPPTTGSGGTFGGDFGGDYHTNIGHSGRFSGQFSGVFDTNGHRVSQGIFRYVHFSIFSEPTDNGPYTGYRYPYSTEKPSYPGYVRPVQPPGPPSQGTWYPTPNGGQPQYPPRAPSGQIQHLPGTEYRPGQVQYPPGGVSYPERYPPGIGTGQGQPPTGPYPSEIVPGQVGYPTGPIPGQAQYPSGGQTQYPLNPIPGQIQYLPGTAPGQIQYKPEKVPGKIQYPPGTDQTGQAQYIPGQGQYTPTATNGQIGNGQAGEQYRPTEDGDSQVLASVQQNSNQTQASAQAQGKFEGGTAQSQVTGTYSGSGSFSASAGSDDGRRGALTQISGGKQGATSAAQGHGGQGQSQAQMQLFSDTGRILSAAQSGGKAFTSQTQVQGGEEGGMANAQSNGSGQTSSQAQIGFSPYKKDDPADANQQNHFLGGGTASAQGGSVYGQSQSQIQGKFKYGIKYSGGAQAQTGNGKDKNFTQITFDPKFQIKPIIPLPPSNTQNTNTGTFDTEYKKEATRDESNSNDENTIRPDDQDSIKPASQGSVPTKTDTEDNEEYDYEENETEKPANNQVLTQTRDGQTQHIVLPNLRNYDAKVVQTNFDDFHERVYQPNDNVHLRNGDTFESGQGIPGISGYRIPPGFRGKVKSVASPTQTYAIGKNSQAQSVTITPGTGRITYQKPSKKRINNYETSYNNHEPYQYFFRSGETAVPNFFSISKSETGYDNPKTGKRVSSTHYTQSSTCGFITNTCVIRNNQRVCLPNFVRNADGSIRIC